From the genome of Vicia villosa cultivar HV-30 ecotype Madison, WI linkage group LG2, Vvil1.0, whole genome shotgun sequence, one region includes:
- the LOC131652375 gene encoding probable aspartyl protease At4g16563 produces the protein MSSPMLLLLLPLLCFILCFSPSSQTILLPLTHLISKTQFNTTHHLLKSTSTRSTKRFHHQHNNHHKTQPQLSLPLSPGSDYTLSFNLGSHPPQLITLYMDTGSDLVWFPCSPFECILCEGKPQTTKPANITKAHSVSCQSPACSASHATLSSSNLCAISRCPLDFIETSDCSSFSCPPFYYAYGDGSFVANLYRHTLSLSSLLLHNFTFGCAHTALAEPTGVAGFGRGILSLPAQLSTLSPHLGNRFSYCLVSHSFDGDRVKQPSPLILGRHDTTTGEEEDIEFAYTSMLSNPKHPYYYCVGLAGISVGKKNVPAPEILKSVDEKGNGGMVVDSGTTFTMLPESFYNAVVAEFDKRVGRVHKRASEVETKTGLSPCYYLNGLSKIPTMTLHFVGNGSGVVLPRKNYFYEFLDGGDGVRGKGKVGCMMLMNGGDETELDGGPGATLGNYQQQGFEVVYDLEKERVGFAKKECALLWDSLNSEKN, from the coding sequence ATGTCTTCTCCCATGTTGCTACTATTACTACCACTACTCTGTTTCATACTCTGTTTTTCACCTTCATCTCAAACCATTCTATTACCCTTAACACACTTAATCTCCAAAACCCAATTCAACACTACCCACCACCTCCTCAAATCAACCTCAACCCGTTCCACAAAACGCTTCCACCACCAACACAACAACCACCACAAAACTCAACCCCAACTTTCTCTCCCACTTTCTCCCGGTAGCGATTACACCCTCTCCTTCAACCTAGGCTCACACCCTCCACAGCTCATAACTCTCTACATGGACACAGGCAGCGACCTCGTCTGGTTCCCTTGCTCCCCCTTCGAATGCATCCTCTGTGAAGGAAAACCACAAACCACAAAACCCGCTAACATCACAAAAGCACACTCTGTCTCATGTCAATCCCCTGCATGTTCCGCTTCACACGCAACCCTCTCTTCTAGCAATCTCTGTGCTATCTCTCGTTGCCCTTTGGACTTCATTGAAACTTCCGATTGTTCTTCTTTCTCTTGTCCACCTTTTTACTACGCTTACGGCGACGGAAGCTTCGTCGCTAATCTCTATCGTCACACACTttccctctcttctcttcttcttcataaCTTCACGTTTGGTTGTGCTCATACCGCCCTCGCTGAACCCACCGGCGTCGCGGGTTTCGGCCGTGGGATTCTCTCTCTCCCTGCTCAGCTCTCCACTCTCTCACCTCATCTCGGTAATCGTTTTTCTTATTGTTTGGTTTCTCATTCCTTCGACGGTGACCGAGTTAAACAGCCGAGTCCACTCATTCTCGGTCGTCATGATACTACCaccggagaagaagaagatattgaGTTTGCCTACACTTCCATGCTTTCGAATCCTAAGCATCCTTATTACTACTGCGTTGGGCTCGCCGGGATATCCGTCGGGAAGAAAAATGTCCCGGCGCCGGAGATTCTCAAAAGCGTTGACGAGAAAGGTAACGGCGGGATGGTTGTTGATTCCGGAACGACGTTTACGATGTTGCCGGAGAGTTTTTACAACGCGGTGGTTGCTGAGTTCGATAAACGAGTTGGACGAGTTCACAAACGAGCGAGTGAGGTTGAAACGAAAACGGGTCTTTCACCGTGTTATTATTTAAACGGGTTATCGAAAATACCAACGATGACGTTGCATTTTGTTGGGAATGGTTCGGGTGTGGTGTTGCCTAGGAAgaattatttttatgagtttttggaCGGTGGAGATGGGGTGAGAGGGAAAGGGAAAGTGGGGTGTATGATGCTGATGAACGGTGGTGATGAAACTGAGTTAGATGGTGGACCTGGAGCGACACTTGGGAATTATCAACAGCAAGGATTTGAAGTAGTGTATGATTTGGAGAAAGAGCGCGTGGGTTTTGCAAAGAAAGAGTGCGCGTTGCTTTGGGATAGTCTCAACAGTGAGAAAAACTAA
- the LOC131652377 gene encoding proteasome subunit beta type-2-B-like, translated as MECVFGLVGNDFAVVVADSSAVHSILVHKSNEDKIMFLDSHKLIAASGEPGDRVQFTEYVQKNVALYQFRNGIPLTTAAAANFTRGELATALRKNPYSVNILLAGYDKDIGPSLYYIDYIATLHKLEKGAFGYGSYFSLSMMDRHFHSGMSVEEAIDLVDKCIMEIRLRLVVAPPNFVIKIVDKDGAREYAWRESVKDAPAPAAE; from the exons ATGGAGTGTGTATTCGGATTAGTAGGAAATGATTTCGCTGTTGTGGTAGCTGATTCGTCAGCAGTACACAGCATCCTCGTTCACAAATCCAATGAAGACAAGATCATGTTTCTAGATTCTCACAAACTCATTGCTGCTAGTGGAGAACCCGGTGACAG GGTTCAGTTTACTGAGTATGTTCAAAAGAACGTTGCTTTGTATCAGTTCCGTAATGGAATCCCTCTCACGACTGCCGCTGCCGCTAATTTCACTCGTGGCGAGCTCGCCACCGCTCTCCGCAAG AACCCTTACTCTGTGAACATCCTTCTTGCTGGTTATGACAAAGACATAGGCCCGTCACTATACTACATTGACTACATTGCAACCCTTCACAAGCTTGAAAAGGGAGCTTTTGGTTATGGTTCCTATTTCTCACTGTCAATGATGGACAGACACTTCCATAGTGGAATGTCTGTGGAAGAAGCAATTGATCTTGTTGATAAGTGCATTATGGAAATCAGATTAAGGTTGGTTGTCGCACctccaaactttgttatcaagaTTGTTGATAAGGATGGTGCAAGAGAGTATGCATGGCGTGAATCAGTCAAGGATGCTCCTGCACCTGCAGCCGAGTAA
- the LOC131652376 gene encoding phosphatidylinositol/phosphatidylcholine transfer protein SFH11, with translation MSTPTKTSRERDRDITITRSDRKDESSSSVKRSKFKSGGSGGITKSIHPPIESHWDLPTPKGKKRASFSIKSMLSYPLTKFGRSKSMEMVLGGTHDPKDEQIVENFREMLSRDGLLPPKHNDYHTLLRFLRMNDFDMTISKDMFLNYLKWRKEFRVDMIHEEFKFTEYTEVKKCYPHGYHGVDKCGRPVYIERLGMIDVNKLWQVTTHERFIKHHVLEQEKTLRLRYPACSLAAKRHIASTTSILDVSGIGMSNFSKPARYLFMEIQKIDSSYYPETLNKLFIVNAGSGFKILWKAVKAFLSERTVMKIQVLGFDYASVLLEAIDPSNLPTFLGGNCICSEYGGCLMSDQGPWKNQEILEMIQTVSLTEETDGVSENNIMVSEGSLMHKKVDMQNKDDVRTDLPCRIALQKIDCLENSLGDIKNKIKTLEDALQETKMALKELGQYIEQQKM, from the exons ATGAGTACTCCTACGAAGACGAGCCGTGAAAGAGACAGAGATATTACTATAACGAGAAGTGATAGAAAAGATGAATCGTCTTCTAGTGTTAAGCGGTCGAAGTTTAAGTCTGGTGGTAGTGGCGGAATAACAAAATCAATTCATCCTCCGATTGAATCGCATTGGGATCTTCCTACACCAAAAGGGAAGAAAAGAGCTTCCTTCTCCATCAAGTCAATGCTGTCTTACCCTCttacgaaatttggaaggagtaAAAGTATGGAAATGGTTCTAGGAGGAACTCATGATCCAAAGGATGAGCAAATCGTTGAGAATTTTCGCGAAATGCTTTCACGCGATGGCCTATTACCGCCTAAACACAACGATTATCATACTCTTCTAAG GTTTCTGCGCATGAACGATTttgatatgacaatatccaaaGATATGTTTCTCAATTATCTGAAATGGCGAAAGGAATTTCGAGTCGATATGATTCATGAG GAATTCAAATTCACAGAATACACAGAAGTGAAGAAATGCTACCCTCATGGATACCATGGAGTTGATAAATGTGGCAGACCTGTGTATATTGAAAGACTTGGGATGATTGATGTTAACAAACTGTGGCAAGTAACAACACATGAAAGATTTATAAAGCatcatgtgttagaacaagagaAAACGCTACGATTACGATACCCTGCATGTTCATTAGCAGCTAAAAGACACATAGCTTCCACCACAAGTATCTTGGATGTCAGCGGAATA GGAATGTCTAATTTCTCAAAGCCCGCAAGGTACTTGTttatggaaattcagaagatcGATAGCAGTTACTATCCTGAG ACTCTAAATAAACTCTTCATTGTTAATGCTGGTTCTGGATTTAAGATATTGTGGAAAGCAGTGAAGGCATTCCTAAGCGAACGGACAGTAATGAAAATTCAA GTTTTGGGTTTTGATTATGCTAGTGTGTTGCTAGAGGCTATTGATCCAAG TAACTTGCCAACTTTTTTGGGTGGTAATTGCATATGTTCTGAGTATGGAGGTTGCTTGATGAGTGATCAAGGTCCATGGAAAAATCAAGAGATCTTAGAAATGATTCAG ACAGTTTCTTTAACAGAAGAAACTGACGGTGTGAGTGAAAACAACATTATGGTTTCAGAAGGATCCTTGATGCACAAAAAG GTTGACATGCAAAACAAAGACGATGTTAGAACAGATCTACCATGTAGGATAGCGTTACAAAAGATTGATTGCCTTGAAAATAGTCTTGGAGACATCAAGAAT AAAATCAAGACATTGGAAGATGCACTTCAAGAAACTAAGATG gCATTGAAAGAACTTGGACAATATATAGAACAGCAAAAAATGTGA